Part of the Bacteriovorax sp. BAL6_X genome, TTACATTAGAAGATATTTCTTTTGACTGTCGCCAAGGTGATCTCATTGGTATTGTGGGATTGTCGGGAAGTGGAAAGTCGACTCTTTTAAATATTATGGCGGCAAATATTATTCCTGATGAAGGAAAGGTATTTGTTGAAAATCACAGTGGAGTTAAGAAAGAATATAACTTTGATTATATTGATGACTTTAACGAATACCGCGAATTAATTGGAATTGTATCGCAGGACTCACATATATTTTCTGAGACTGTTGAGTTTAATATTACAATGGGGCAAGCGGGCTTTGGAAACTTTGATGCTTTCTGGAGTGATGTTTGTGAACAGATCTCTTATCTTTCAAAATGGGGGATTAAGCCAGATACTGTACTTGATCAAAACGAAATCTCACTTGGTCAAAAGCAGCTTATATCGGCGATTCGCTCATGTTATCTAAAGAAGCCAATTGTTCTTTTTGATGAAATATCTTCTTCCTTAGATAGCGATCTTGAAGAAGCTCTTCGTAAAATGATTCTCTTTGTTCAAAAGCAGGCAGTAACAATTATTGTGGCCCATCGAGTAGAAACAATACTTGATGCTCAGCAGATAATTGTTATGGAAGGTGGCAGAGTAATTGCTAAGGGAGTCCATGAAGAGCTTAAAAATATTTCGCCGCAGTATGATCTATTTGTGAAGCAATTGTCGAATTGACAAAAAAATGACGTGAACACTAATGCATTATTTCTTTTTTTTACATATAATTAGTTTAAATTGATGTAAGGAGATCATTATGTTTAAAAAATCCAAGCTAGCTCTTGGCCTAGTTGCTATTTCTGCAATTGGAATGATGGCGTGTACGAGCGATGTAAATTCAAAACCAAATTTCTTATTTAAAAAGGCTCCAAATGCCACTGCTGTGATTAAGTTCAATGGAAAAGAAGTTAGTCACGATGAACTTTTTAAAGGTTCTGAAGCAGAATTATATGAGGCCCAATTAAAAGTTTATGAAATGAAACTAGGAAAGGTTAAGGCCTATCTTTTAGAGAATTTTAAAAACGAAGATCCTGCAAGAAGTTCAATGTCTATGGAGCAATTTATTGATGTTGTTGTTGCTAAAGATGTAAAGGTTTCAGATAAGGAAATTAATGATTTTGCTAAGGAAAGAAATATTCCTGACCTAAACCCTCAGCTGAAGGCGAGAATTGTTGATTTCTTAAAGAACACAAAAAAACGTGATGCGATTGAAGCTTACTTAACACAAAAAACTAAGAATAGCCCGGTTGAAGTTTATCTTGAAAAACCAAAGAGACCTCGTTTTGAAATTCCTGTAACAGGTAAAGAGCCAATGTTTGGTGGAAAAGATGCGGCCGT contains:
- a CDS encoding ATP-binding cassette domain-containing protein is translated as MHIEIQKFTYPAKGENSTPFTLEDISFDCRQGDLIGIVGLSGSGKSTLLNIMAANIIPDEGKVFVENHSGVKKEYNFDYIDDFNEYRELIGIVSQDSHIFSETVEFNITMGQAGFGNFDAFWSDVCEQISYLSKWGIKPDTVLDQNEISLGQKQLISAIRSCYLKKPIVLFDEISSSLDSDLEEALRKMILFVQKQAVTIIVAHRVETILDAQQIIVMEGGRVIAKGVHEELKNISPQYDLFVKQLSN
- a CDS encoding thioredoxin domain-containing protein, which produces MFKKSKLALGLVAISAIGMMACTSDVNSKPNFLFKKAPNATAVIKFNGKEVSHDELFKGSEAELYEAQLKVYEMKLGKVKAYLLENFKNEDPARSSMSMEQFIDVVVAKDVKVSDKEINDFAKERNIPDLNPQLKARIVDFLKNTKKRDAIEAYLTQKTKNSPVEVYLEKPKRPRFEIPVTGKEPMFGGKDAAVVIAEYSDFQCPYCAKGVEIMNEIKKTYGNKVKIVFKNFPLNFHKDAAKAAEAALCANEQASEKFWKLHDSMFADQAGLSVSALKAKAKAVGLDQKKFDECLDSGRMKPEVDATVKEGVDVGVKSTPTFYVNGMLINGAQPFEVFKELIDSELGK